CAATAGCAGCTTGAATGTCCGCCCTGGCCTTCTTTTTATTATCGTCTCTCTCTGAAATTATGGTAGCGTAAGCACGATTGTAGTGAGCAATGGTAGAATATCGTGGCTCTAACTCAATGCTCTTATCGTAATAGCGAAGTGAAAGATAAGCTTTTTCATCTTCTTCTTTGGTGAGAATCTGGTTTCCGAATTGGATGCAGTGATAGAAATTTGCAACAGCATAAATATTTGCAACAGCCAGGTTAGGGCGGATTTTAAGTAATGGGCTCCAATCAGGTAGCTCGCCTTTTTGCATCTTAGCTTGCCATTTGGCAAAGAGAGACTTATCGTGAAGGTTTGAAATAATAGCTTGGTTCCAATATCTGGTGGTCGTCATGAGCTCACAAAGTAGGTTTTCGGTCAATAGCCTTTCCACTTTATCGCTCCTCATCAACAGCCACTGAGCCCAAGTTTCGTTGTACGAGTCAATCATGATTTTTTGATCATCGCTTTCACTGCTCAttgcagtatatacatgtccCAGGAATCGACAATATTCTTTGAACAGTTTTTCTCTGGTTTCAACCTCTTTTACATCATGATCCAGCATATCTCTCAGACGAATCGATTCCTCTTCAGCTCTCATCTTTCTGATCTCCTCGATATTCATCCCATAGTAATGTTCTGGCATTGCAGCATAGTTAAGAATACAACGAACAGATCCGGGCTTTCCCCCACGGGCTGTTCGACCAAAGGCTTGTAACTCCACCCTTCTGTTTCGAGCCAAGAACGTTACTAGACAGAGCAGACCGCCACTTTCATTGACATCGTCTGTCACTTTTACGTTGGTACCTCTACCGGCAAGGTTAGTGGCGATAATGATTTCACCTGGACTAAGCTTTTTCTTGATGGTGGAGAGTTGTTTGGAGTTGCTGTGAGCGTACAGGTATACTTTGTCCTCTGGCCAGTGCTCCGTCTCCACGAAATAGGTCTTCAAGTCTTCGGCAGTTCTAATGTCTTCACAGAGAATGAGTGAGGCCCTTCCCTTCTTCCAGGATGCAGCCTCTTGGCTTTCCTCTCTGACAGTGTCAACAATCATCTTAAACCATTGTTCATGGCTCTCTACAATCACGGAGGGTTCTTCAAAGAGTTTTCGAAGTTTGAAAGTTGGAATACTGCCCACCTCAGTGTTGTACAGCTCCTTAAGGATGGCGGTTGTGTTGCTGTGTTTGTCTAGACCTAGTGTGCCAGACATGCCGTATATACCTCCTTCTCTCTTGTATCTTGAGAAGAACTCCACATTGGACATGAAGTTGGTCACTAGAGAGATGGGAGTCATCGATAAAAAGTGTTTCATCTCGAGCATCTGCTGTAGCCCCCCTCCCCATTTCTTATTAAGCTCCATAACTCCACTGTTTTGGAAATCGACTGGAATTATCCTGCCTTTCATGATAGCATATTCTCTGTCTTCTTCCATATGAAGGGCACGCAGGGCATTCTCTACATAGACAGGGAGTTGGTTTGCAACAAACTCTTGCAAGTGTTTTGGTAGTCTGATGGCTTCGTCACTTTCTGTGTCTGAAAAATTTATCTTGGTTTTCATGATTTCTGTGCCTCTGTCGATGATTTCATCATCAGTATTGAGTATGCAAGCCAGACCATTCCCAAGCATTAGGAGTTTCTCGGCAGATGAGTTGTCTTCAACTGTAGTAACGGCCTCCAATGCCCCCTCACTATTTATAATGTAAGCCTTAAACTCGGGCATGTTTTCGTAATCAGCCAGGCCAGAAATCAACGCAAGGGTTTGATCGATTGTAAACTCTGAAATAGTTATCTTCTTAGCTTCTTGGTCGTCCTGCAGTAAAGCTGTGTACTGATTCTCAGTAAAAATTCCCAAGTTCTGTGCAACTAACAGGATCTGTTCGTGAGATTGCACAAGAGAAATTTCTGGGTCAAGACATGCATAAATGGCTTGAGTGAATAGGTTGGGGCTTCCAGCATACAAGATTTCTCCTTCAGTGGTCCTGGTAAGATTCAGTGGTCCAATCATGCCCCATACGGCAGCTATCACTGGCTCAATGTGCTGCAAAATGGCTGCATTGTGGGAGAGGTACGTGAATTGAACACCTTTATCCAGCATTAGCATATCCACTTCGTCGACAATGATGGCATCAGAGCGTCGACCTTCTCTGATCTTCTTTTGCTCGAATTCTTGACGGAGAATGTCCCCTGCAAAATTCCCTACTGTGCCGTAGACGACTTGCTTCTTGTAGCATTCGGTCTTCACAACATCCATGTCAGCATCTTCAGCTCTGTTGAGGTCCGTGTTGTGTGTAACAGTCACCCCAAAGTATTGGAAGACCTCTTCCCATTCCTCCACATCTCGCACTGCCAAAATTGGAGAGCTTGTTACCACATCGACATGCTTGTTCTGGTGTGCAAGGATTATAGCATACAGTACCACAACCACAGACTTTCCTTCACCAGTCATTATCTCGAGAAGTAAGTTGAAGCTATTTCGACCAGCAAAAACTAGGTGCAAGAGTGAGACAAGTTGTGTTCTGCGAGGAGACCATCCCTTGAATTTTTGGCAGGCACAGTATAAGGTGACCATGGCTGCAGCCAGGTCGTCAAAACTTACTCCTACGCTGAGGCTACCGATTGATTGAAAAATTGTTTGGCTTTTTGTTAAAGATGACTGGAGATTATGGTCGTAATCGAGTTCGAGGTTGAAAGTGCCAAGTAATTCATACACTTTCACAGCAATGGTTTCAATGGAGTTCAAAAAAAAATTGTCCTTAACAAGTTTTGATGCTCGAATGTCATAGATTATATCCACTAGAGATTGATGATCTTCACTCTTAATGGCTGTCTTCACGACTGATAGCACATTATGAGGCTGGCTATCCAATGCGGCCATGACCACTTTAGGTCGTACACAGTACGTCTTAATCAAGTGCAAGGTTTTTTTGTGAATTTCGTCTGGTAATAGCTCTTTACACGAATTGAAAAACCTCAGGAAGTTGTGGCCAGACCAATCCTTGCAAAACGCCTCCAGGTACATTTTCTGCATCATTCCGTTGTCGACGTCACTGTTGGCTGTCACGTATGTGTATAGACAGCGCTGCATCCAGAGGTTGGTATCCTTGATGTGTTTGGCCGCTTGCAGTAGAAGGGTGGCCACTTTTGCTGTCAAGGGGAGGGAATCCTCAACCGTGAAAGTTGTTTCAATGTCGATGGGTCGTATATTGACAAGAAAGGAGAAAGAGTCTGCAAGAGAGAGACAATCGGTGTCTCCCAAGTCTGTCTGGAGGATGGCTAGCGAGTCGAGAAGTAGATCCTTTTCTGCAGTAGGAAAACTGTTGGACTGAATGTAATGGGTGAGCAAGAGCGTTTGTGCCGCCTTCAACCACCACCCACTAAGCTCACCCCCTTCTTCGTAAAGCTGTGTGATGGAGAATTGCACTGATTCGACAAGATCAGAGGTGACGGTATCTATTTCTTGGACTGTTTCACTCTCAAGAAAAGTTGCATCATCGGGAATGTTCTCATTGTATCGTGTCTGTACTGCTTGTACTTCGACTTGAGAGGTCTCACCGGCTAAAAACGGATTGTACACTGATGTCATCACCTGCACATCGGTTGTGACTCTGTCCTCTCCAGTTTCAGCGGCTACACTCTCTAGTGCTTGTCTAGTTTCCTCCTCTTTTAGCATTAGAGCCATCTGCCTTTCTTTCTCCTCTAGAGCCTCTCGTTGACGTCTTCTATATTCCTCCAATTGTCGTTGTATTTGTAAACGTCTTCTTTCTTCCTCAGCCTGTCTCGCTCTCTCTAATCTTTCCTGTTGTTCTCTAAATATCCTCTCCATCTCTTCTCGACGTCTTTCGGCTTCTTCAAGTCTCTCCTGCTGTTGCTGCTGTATGTAGTCAATTTTGGGTTTCCAAAAGTCTGTTGGGCAATAATAAGATGGTCGGCCCTTGATTCGGTAGTATTGGCCCCACAGGAATACATAGACTTGGTCTACTCGAACCAGGCGGTCAATGGTTTGCAGTCTAAAGCCACTCCAATCTTTGCAGGGGGGTAACCTTCGCCCACATATAGAACAGTTAACGCCATTGTATTCTGAAGGGTTGCTTCCCATAGCTGATCACTTGATATGGCGGATATTATTGCTCTGCAGAAAAACAAGAAATACAGTAATTTGACAGCCACTAGCAGAGTTAAGATCATACTCTAAAGGAGGTCAGCAAGCTTTATAACAAAATACACACTAAAAGTTGACCCATGCATACTCACTTGAAGCAAAGTCGCTGTGGAGCACCCACTGAatgacagacacacagtgGGTGAGATCACTAATTCGAATTGTTTTCAGGCTCAAAGGAGATCTATATCAGAAAAAATTGCACTAATCACTGATCATCAGACGAATGCAGTTGTTGATGATTGAGCATTACAGTtcatattattataccttttATCCAAAATTTTCGGTATCTCGAAGTTCTCAAGTTTTTCCAAAGTTATTTTGAAGTCCTGTAAGAAGGGCTAGAATGATCAGTCAAGCTAGCCAATATATAGGAGCTGAACTTCTGACGTCATGCATATTCAACCAATTGGCAGATGTTAGTTAAAATTGACAGTCAGCGACACCTACTGTGATTTCACACATTGTGTCATTTACCTGTTTAAACTGACAATTAAAGAGCCATTTCTTCCTTCAACAGAGTTTCTTTGTAACACTGTAACTGACAATTAAAGAGCCATTTCTTCCCCCAACAGTTTCCTGTAACTGACAATTAAAGAGCCATTTCTTCCTTCAACAGAGTTTCTTTGTAATACTGTAACTGATAATTAAAGAGCCATTTCTTCCTTCAACAGAGTTTCTTTGTAACACTGTAACTGATAATTAAAGAGCCATTTCTTCCTTCAATAGTTTCTTCGTAACACTGTAACTGACAATTAAAGAGCCATTTCTTCCCTCAACAGTTTCCTGTAACTGACAATTAAAGAGCCATTTCTTCCTTCAACAGAGTTTCTTTGTAACACTGTAACTGACAATTAAAGAGCCATTTCTTCCTTCAACAGAGTTTCTTTGTAGCACTGTAACTGATAATTAAAGAGCCATTTCTTCCTTCAACAGTTTCTTTGTATCTAACACTGCATGTAACTGACAATTAAAGAGCCATTTCTTCCTCTAACATTTCTTTGCATGCTTTCCATTGCTGCCATATCGAACAAAGAATCACTTCTccaatatagctatatacgtaGGCTTGCCACTCTTGTTTTATTTCTGCTAATAAAATGTCAAGGCATCTATAAGAACACTGGCTCAGAGTTGTAAGTAGTAATAACTTGGAAcctagataattatacataattatacagatcatatacagtacatgcatgttagaGAAGATACAAAAATTAGTCCTTGCACGCGAGAGGCTCATACACTATCACACCATTGTTTTTAATGGTGAagtgcatgtactatatatCTGCAAACGAATTCTCAGtctcagtgcatgcatgcatggataccaAATTGGTATACCATGCAGGGGGTATTGACTCAGCGTGCCTATAGTGTAGCATGTTCAAGTAACATAACCACATTATATACATAAGTTATAGTGTATCTgctgttgacataattatagaagcaaGACTGCATGCATCGCTTGTTTTGTGTCAACACAGTGTTAATAACATGTTTTTACCGCAATAATAGATCtagtgtgtttgtggtcaTCATATTAATGTAGATGTGTATTGTACAATAATGTAATTTTGTATACGTAACCATGGCATACCTGCTAATAATATAGTACTTGCATGTAAGCGTGTATAAAGGCAAACAAATTGTTTGAAGTTGACAGTTCCCATGCAAGTATGTCAGCTATTTGGGGAAGGCTTTGACGATTGCAAAGTTTTATACACTCATCATTATAAAGAACtacctaccgtatagcgcaaaatttccGAGGGGCGtcattttcgctgatttcatgggttagcaatcctacacgaaaattaagtccacgttagaattatctgcttaAAGgggaaaatttcacgctatacggtataattatatttagtaCCAAGAGTTCGTTAGGAAGAGTAATACGCAACTCCTGTAGTAGGCGTTTCTTCCAGCCTACATCACAAGCAGGAAAAGCAATGAATAATATATAGTAACTACCCTATTTAtgaacgggtactaattttagcgaatttgtaattagcGCTAAATTAGTACGCGCAAGggtgtatgaagagaagagggcatgcaactcacaatgtatactgtgtatgcgtcgtattattgatgagtcagcaggatatgctatatttagccatGATTTAGCCACCGCCCACTAAGGAATAAAGAGTATAAAGTGCACGTGCAACACATTCTTTACTATTGTTAGACATAAACCCCCGCCCATTTGTAATAGGAttgattgtagttgcatgccctcttctcttcatacgcccttggtacgcgctaataataaaaagattatgaatctcattaaaaaaaCAATTTTTTGTTATTTTTTTAAAGGTAATAATAGGCCATCAATGTCCATTGTTACGCAAGAGTCTGAAGAGTCTCTCCAACAGTtttcaaagtaagcaaaatcagccataacttgagaacgaagcattattttttgcaattacacaaattgcaatccaagaaaacgtgactagaagcctatagaaactcttcaTTTATcactgagcagctgtagcagtccacacacgcacgcaggcacgcacgcacacacacacacacacacacacacacacacacaaacacaaaaacacaaacacactactgcatgtatacctcaCTGTgcaaccgaggcataattatcttCAGCCACATTAATTAATTCAACAGTGATCCACAGTAAATCTGAGTGGTAATTGGCATATATAATtttgtgcatgcaatgtaaACCGATTGTTTTGTGAAGTTTTACCATAACATGATACCTGCCCCCCCCTGTGTGTCAGGTGTATGTTAAGGACAGCCGACTAATGCTGGGAGAGCTACAGGTGGAGGTGACCGACTGCTCCAGACTGACACTAGCCGAGGCTGCTACCAGGACCTACTGCACTCTGACCTTGGGTGGGTACCATTAGCTACTGCACCTCTGACCATTAGCTATTGCAATCTGACCCTGGGTGGGTACCATTAGCTCTGACTCTGACCATTAGCTATTGCAATCTGACCCTGGGTCGGTACCATTAGCTACGTAGACTCTGACTCTGACCATTAGCTATTGCACTCTGACCTTGGGTGGGTACTATTAGCTACGTTGACTCTGACCCTGGGTGGGTATCATATCATCAGCTACGTTGACTCTGACTCTGACCATTAGCTATTGCAATCTGACCCTGAGTCGGTACCATTAGCTACGTAGACTCTGTCCATGAGTGGGTACTGTATGAAAGAACGTAGTGGCTCTCGTTGTTATGGTTATGCTTACATGTATGATATGTTTCAATCTTTTAGTGCAAATCCTCTCAAGTAAAGTACAGGTACACTGTGCACATACGTACCATAAATGTTACTACACAAGTAATATTATCCAGACTCCACCCCCTACAAGCCCCGAGTGAACCTTTGGCGTACCCACTGGCCTACTCTGGAACTGACAGTGGCCAAAGATCGAGAACAGAAGATCGGGGTGCATTATAAACAGGTGCACACAACTgtcaatgtcatgtgattgcTGTTATTTATGTATTTTCCTGCTTAGGCGATACCTACGTATTAACAACCCACTACATGTTACAGTTGCTTGCCTCATTGAGAGCTACAGAATGGTAGCTacagggttagggttagggttcaTATACGCACATACGATGATATACAGGACTGTTATGGGTGCATTACATgacatgtgtgtactgtacgtacgCTTCGTGTGCTTCACGagctcttgtgtgtgtataggtgaCCCCTGAGGGCGAATGCTCCCACCTGGTAGTGGTGGACTATGTCTTATCTAACTCGGCAGCTGGCATTCTGATTGTGAGTGACTCTATTTGATTGGATAATCTACTCCTGATACTGTGCATGATCCGTTGTGTGATACTGGTGTGACAGTTgagtctatatatagctactttCGTCCGCTACGAATTAGCCTGAGGCAATGGAGTATACTGTAAGATGAGGCAGAAAATCCACTTATCCATTCGTGTCAGGAGAGATTTACCTGTTACATGCACGTAGTACTACTACAGTGTACTTATGCAAGGAATGATAGTatagacatgtacatgtatgcacaccaTGATTCTGAAATAGAGCACTACAGATTCTCCTGTTTTCTGTGTGCAGGGTGATGTTCTGACGAGGGTCAACAAGGTGAGGGTGTCCTCTGTGAAGCAGGTGGACAGACTTATCAGCAAGTCACGAGGAAACACGTGTGTTGAGGAAATACCTAATTATACATGTTCCTCACattggaaataattataacagcagTTGTTCTCACGTTGTCACTTGTTGTGATTAATAGTTCCCTTAATAGTACGTAAACAAAACAAACAGTAAGTACATTTTCATACACTCAATATTTAtctgtgcatgcagtacattCATGGACTAAATATTACTATCAATGTTCCacgtacactcactcacactcaGGGTACTGATCTCCCTCCAACGTCCTCCCCCACACTTCAATATGTTCACCTCGGGCCCGGCCCACCCCCACTCGGTAACAAGACCTGACGACATCACTCAACAAGCTGAGCCAGCAGAAGAGTGGGATGGTGAGTCACATGATAGTGCAAAGGTGTTAGCCAATAGCATTTAAATATCCTTGATAGCTTAGATCTACCCAGTAGGTTCtccatgtacgtacatgtattatagctGGTATCCTCGCACAATAGCAGATGCTctctgcatgtacgtacatcatAGCCTCTCGACTTTGATCATACATACGTGACCGACTGCTTTGAATGACAATCTCTAGGATAGTTATGGTGTACAGTAGTTTGACTATCCTTTGTGTTGCACAGAGGTGTTTGCACGATTGGAGACTCCCGGTAGCACGGAGGACACGGCACAAGCCAGGTGAGGGAAATATTGTATACatgatgtacaatgtacgtgtACAATGTAAATTGTATGTaggcacaataattattgtcagtgTGTGGTCAGTGCGTGGTAAGAATGCATTGCTGGAAATATTTGTACGTGTACAGTAGGTGCCATGGATAAGTATTGTTTTTTGTATagttcatacatgtatgtagttactgtactatacatgtacttcgaTTTATGGTGAATAGTCGTATTTTGTAGTCCAGTTGCCATCCACACTCTAGACGACAATTGTCTGTGTGTACTTTCAGTGTTAGTATAGACAAACGCTTAGAGGACTGCCTCTGATATTGCCCACACTGTTCTAATATTGATTTAGGAGACAAGATGGAGATAGCATCAGTCTGTGTGGAGTCGGCGGTGAGAGGGGCGTGGTCAACCATCAGGGGGATGGGCTGAGGAGGAGAGCCGGGACCACACTGGAGGAACGCTCAGCTTCTCCCGGTGAGTACTACATAGAAAGTGTGTTGTGGTGTAATGAGTAGGGATTGTCTGTGAATAAAATTAAAGTATGTACCTTCTACGGAAGGGCTACTCTTAGTGTCTGAGTGCTGCGTAGAATTATAGCAGACAAAGGAACGGTTTCAATTGTATAGTGAGTGGTTTTCAGCACTAACAGAAATAGATTACATTGTATTCCCAAGATAAATTTTCCTCTATCTTTTTCTGTGTTTGAGACAGAAGCTACTGTAAATTATTTACAAAGGTTACACCTTACAGAGTCCAATGTCCCTGACACAACTCCGCAGCCTGTAAGACCAGTCCACCTAGGGGTTATTGAGGTGGACCCCCCTCAGagaaccccctccccctcccctgcaGTGAACACTCCAGTGGGACTAGGACAGCATGTGACCAGAGAGGTGTCAGCAAGCATGGTGAGGACTGCAtggtgtgtatgcatgtactggaCACTGACTGTTACTGTAACAGAGTACACTTCAGAAGCACTTCCGTAGAGAGGTTTCCTTTGTTCAGTACCTTTATGTCGAGTGAGCTTTGTGTTTGTAGAGATGTATTTATCGGAGGTTCCACTATAATgtaggttgtacatgtagtaaaccAAACTAGGATTCACAAAACACTACATTAAGAGACATCGTACATTAAGAGATGTGTTTGCCCATggcatgtagctacatgtaggtcatACGCATAGATACTGTTGGTGGCACTCTTTTCATTAATGAACTGCTTTGAATTCTTCTTGGTACAGAACCCTAGCTGGAATCAATCCTTCACATTCAACATCGCCAATGAACACAACTATCTCAACATATGCGTCTGGAGTAGAGCGACTGACGAGTCATGTGACCTCCTCGTTGGTCATGTGAGtcagcgtgtgtgtgtgtgtgaccgaTGATACAACCCACATGATAGAGTATGAGCCCTTTTTTCACCACATTTTGAACATTTAGAAGAGCTAGACGGATGTGAAAATGTATCATGTGTGTCAAGTGTGTTTCACTTGAATCTCCGAACACCTTTTCTAAATACCCATTACATGTTCCCCCCTCTCTCTCGTACCTCATTACATATCCCCTCCTCTCTCGTGCCCAGGTGACCATTCCACTCATGGACATTGCTCTGGAGTGTCTGTGTACTAGCTCCGGCTACCATCACCAACGCTACCTGTTAGTAGCCTCCCAGACTCTCAAGCCCTCAGTCAGGTAAGCTAGTGTTACTGTTAGTAGCACCCTCTGTAATACGAAACCTTCATGGTTAATGCTTCTACTGCCTCACTGCAATACTAAtaacttacatgtattataataatttaacTTCTATATGCACTAATGTCTTGCTTATTCcagtttacatgtatgtggggGTAATGTAGAACTAGTGTAAAATGAACACCATGCCtcggtgtcaaagctacataacataacgctatactagctattgctaatacacagATGTCAGATATCATAATGAACATTTTATTGCATGCAGggaactcaaagagtggggaatgatcgaccatgcttgttgctaaaaaagatGCCACGTCAAAAATTAATCTGCATCAgtacagtagagccttgcagctaccaatagctagcgttctagtgcagagctaactactaagtagagtagcaacactccagggacaaattttgctacgcactcttctgaaaaggcaatGGCATTCCATGTAAGCAAAACAGGCATGattcgagaacaaagcattattttgcaaatccacaaattgaaCGTTACTAGAAACTCtcacttgcacttcattgatcttgagcagctgtagcagtctacacacacagacagacacactacctcgcttgtgcatgcgcacaccgaggcataataagctCCCTATGCTGCTACTAAACCTGTACAgtatgtacctacatgtattatttcCACATTCACAGTCGAGCTACACTGCAAGCCAAGTCTGCTACTGGTTCCGGCAGCAAAGATGGAAAGAATGCAAATGCTTTCGCTGGCGATATCTTCCTGCGATTCAAACATCAACCACAACCTGAAGGTGCATACCGTTGCTAGTCAAGTCACGATAATAACTATTGTGACCATGCCTCTTACTGTCTGAGTTACATGTATGCTCTGTGATATATTACGTACTTGCATACTTACAGATCACACGAACACACACGAGGACTCTCAAGCTGAAGAGGTACGTGTAATGTTTGTACCTTAATCAGGTCAATAAATACAATTACGAGGTTATTAACAAATATGAAATATGGCCGAAATGTCCAAGTACACGTACGTATATTTGTGGCGCCCTAAATAAGATACATTGTTGTATGGTATCCCGTCTTTGCTTAAACTTAATGTCTCATATTCCAGGACAATGCACGAAACGAGCCCCATCCACACTTGTAAGTTACTTCCCCCTCCATCCTCTCTAACCACCATGCACACCCACTTCCCCCTACAGCAAATCTCAC
This genomic stretch from Halichondria panicea chromosome 16, odHalPani1.1, whole genome shotgun sequence harbors:
- the LOC135349680 gene encoding uncharacterized protein LOC135349680 — translated: MGSNPSEYNGVNCSICGRRLPPCKDWSGFRLQTIDRLVRVDQVYVFLWGQYYRIKGRPSYYCPTDFWKPKIDYIQQQQQERLEEAERRREEMERIFREQQERLERARQAEEERRRLQIQRQLEEYRRRQREALEEKERQMALMLKEEETRQALESVAAETGEDRVTTDVQVMTSVYNPFLAGETSQVEVQAVQTRYNENIPDDATFLESETVQEIDTVTSDLVESVQFSITQLYEEGGELSGWWLKAAQTLLLTHYIQSNSFPTAEKDLLLDSLAILQTDLGDTDCLSLADSFSFLVNIRPIDIETTFTVEDSLPLTAKVATLLLQAAKHIKDTNLWMQRCLYTYVTANSDVDNGMMQKMYLEAFCKDWSGHNFLRFFNSCKELLPDEIHKKTLHLIKTYCVRPKVVMAALDSQPHNVLSVVKTAIKSEDHQSLVDIIYDIRASKLVKDNFFLNSIETIAVKVYELLGTFNLELDYDHNLQSSLTKSQTIFQSIGSLSVGVSFDDLAAAMVTLYCACQKFKGWSPRRTQLVSLLHLVFAGRNSFNLLLEIMTGEGKSVVVVLYAIILAHQNKHVDVVTSSPILAVRDVEEWEEVFQYFGVTVTHNTDLNRAEDADMDVVKTECYKKQVVYGTVGNFAGDILRQEFEQKKIREGRRSDAIIVDEVDMLMLDKGVQFTYLSHNAAILQHIEPVIAAVWGMIGPLNLTRTTEGEILYAGSPNLFTQAIYACLDPEISLVQSHEQILLVAQNLGIFTENQYTALLQDDQEAKKITISEFTIDQTLALISGLADYENMPEFKAYIINSEGALEAVTTVEDNSSAEKLLMLGNGLACILNTDDEIIDRGTEIMKTKINFSDTESDEAIRLPKHLQEFVANQLPVYVENALRALHMEEDREYAIMKGRIIPVDFQNSGVMELNKKWGGGLQQMLEMKHFLSMTPISLVTNFMSNVEFFSRYKREGGIYGMSGTLGLDKHSNTTAILKELYNTEVGSIPTFKLRKLFEEPSVIVESHEQWFKMIVDTVREESQEAASWKKGRASLILCEDIRTAEDLKTYFVETEHWPEDKVYLYAHSNSKQLSTIKKKLSPGEIIIATNLAGRGTNVKVTDDVNESGGLLCLVTFLARNRRVELQAFGRTARGGKPGSVRCILNYAAMPEHYYGMNIEEIRKMRAEEESIRLRDMLDHDVKEVETREKLFKEYCRFLGHVYTAMSSESDDQKIMIDSYNETWAQWLLMRSDKVERLLTENLLCELMTTTRYWNQAIISNLHDKSLFAKWQAKMQKGELPDWSPLLKIRPNLAVANIYAVANFYHCIQFGNQILTKEEDEKAYLSLRYYDKSIELEPRYSTIAHYNRAYATIISERDDNKKKARADIQAAIEGIDLYIGEVSSVSQCVAIVGQTKVFEEREADDYGEEAETADFNAQIQARFEILHFLREKMLEAIQKIDSISGDIIAKPVGIFSLLPDADHITSLELTRMWALGLEIVYTIEKKPRFFWEALIVFILGVAEIVGGVLLTVFTAGAAAQFGMGLIAEGISDCIAGIEGMITGEFSWADWAISKATSIALSLVTGGVSRLASSGLKAIKSGYKAAKQAGKTLKSIPKMVSSTTKNAAKANLKTAAKHVAKEAVMQGISYGTSKVLNIAVDEVTKLIGENLKKQFVGIIRTSFTSGYLEQVVDGRFIAELNVYYEQQSDVPAYMLTSGKNIFDNVGESVTNTFNTNSELKERLATTSMDLFAQLSEKSKKLKGIANFAQSAIVMAIVADTVASLEFLVEEFPTKMEDVTREFIRDQKIIMSSKSAYRYRGYRCATKLKNDLADHVGDVFAEAVAILLQGKLSPLVSSVSNRFNSLTQSVVGNYVLKADKTMEDLKSIQHANYIRAVGVDTGSGRVSNIRVAKVYAKKIASSDTPGSLMELRVAAEHYGQKVTIFTEKNGKLIKDTVINPSNKKTQDEIKLVYIPPPNPNSVGHYDVLINGVRKRVEADQSNCLFHAYAFSRKPDLTRSQLKQEAVWLRQTVVDDITNNPSKFAEHIRLRVDMDNLRRGNRFALIGAGPRDAGTKILDGFYKQEVKGDKIYTMYEQANGVKCKAWRKYNKNLTVDANGVVQEADARLTDFEVTMDNLNLATAAGKRCWDTKSVVGMIKRPGGNPKDTEVSYHLCPSRGGANAGDLYANAVPASVHYNNLEKYIWSKPMQKILGSNNFSMTVKGYCGKLGERLYEGKRDIDAPTKDLLSKRYALIEKAEPRAYRLQNPSSFIVKIPPTVTLTAKDIAEIRDATFEKDTDIGADANLADRTVTIIMPTDNELFIPTDLTLLQPNGELYPGELTTAKMKQPKLRVNRSSPYQVPATAPGKSALDKFHFANEFARFAV